A single Lolium perenne isolate Kyuss_39 chromosome 6, Kyuss_2.0, whole genome shotgun sequence DNA region contains:
- the LOC139832564 gene encoding uncharacterized protein, whose protein sequence is MWYAPIIPRLKHLFRNKEHAKLLRWHMEERKKDAMLRHPADGRQWRNIGREFPDFAGEARNLYFGLSTDGMNPFGEQSCSHSTWPVTLCIYNLPPWLCMKRKFIVMPVFIQGPEQPCNDIDVYLRPLVDELLELWAKPGVRVWDEHTEQEFDLRALLFVTINDWPALSNISGQTNKGYNACTHCLDETEGKYLGKSKKVVYPYNRRFLPRKHPLRKKGKHFDGEADNRPKHVPRSGGDIFDMVKDLNVIFGKGPGSRPVPKDADGHAPMWKKKSIFWELEYWKVLEVRSAIDVMHLTKNLCVNILGFLGVYGKTKDTPEAREDQKQHKGRNGLGELSRLIIRRLPGQRS, encoded by the coding sequence atgtggtatgctccaataataccacggttgaaacatttgttcagaaacaaagagcatgccaagttgttgcgatggcacatggaagaacgtaagaaagacgcgatgttgaggcaccccgctgatggtcggcagtggagaaacatcgggagagagttcccggattttgcaggtgaggcaaggaacttatactttggtctaagtacagatggcatgaatccttttggggagcagagctgcagtcacagcacctggcccgtgactttatgtatctacaaccttcctccttggttgtgcatgaagcgaaagTTCATTGTGATGCCAGTGTTTATCCAAGGCCCAGAGCAACcctgcaacgacattgatgtgtacctaaggccattagttgatgaacttttggagttgtgggccaaaccaggtgtacgtgtgtgggatgagcacaccgagcaagaatttgacctacgagcgttgctattcgtaaccatcaatgattggcctgctcttagtaacatttcaggacagacaaacaaaggatacaacgcatgcacacactgtttagatgagactgaaggtaaatatttgggaaaaagcaaaaaagttgtgtacccgtacaatcgccgtttccttccgcgcaagcatcccttaaggaaaaaaggaaagcatttcgatggcgaggcagacaaccgtccgaagcatgtcccccgtagtggtggtgatatatttgacatggtcaaggatttaaatgttatctttggaaagggtccaggtagtcgacctgttccgaaagacgccgacggacacgcgcccatgtggaagaagaaatctattttttgggagctagaatattggaaagtcctggaagtccgctctgcaatcgacgtgatgcacctgaccaagaatctttgtgtgaatattctaggtttcctgggcgtgtatgggaagacaaaagatacaccagaagcacgggaggaccagaaacaacataaaggacgaaacg